CTATTTTACTTGACGAAGCCTTAGTTCGTCATTTGTCGGAACGTTATCTGGATCGGGTATCCCTAGGGTTGCACGTCCGCTTTGCCCCTCAGACACCGATCGCATCGGCGATCGCAGTTTTCAGCAATTGCTATTGCGAATGCGGGCAGGCAAGTGTTCGGGTTTGAACGATGCAAGATCGCGAGTCGTTTTCCACAATGAGATCGATGCAGTACTCTTGCTACAGCCGACCGCCGGTGCTCGCCTAGTACCGCTCGGGTTCGGACAGACCGATCGTCAAAGCATTTCACCCAGTAATAGCCATGATCGGAACGCAGACCGCACGCAAACAGACGCAGCACCGCTGGACCGGTCCCCTGCTGGCAGCCTCGATCGCGCTCGGCTCCCTGGCTGCCGTTCCGCAACCCAGCCAGGCAGGGATCTTCGATAACGTCATCCGCGGTCTTGTCAACGGCGGGGTCCAGGCCATCCAGATGTCTTCGCTATCCGACGAGCAAGAAATTGCTCTCGGTCGCCAAATCGACCAACAGGTTCGTTCCCAGGTACGCCTGTCCCGCGATCGCCGCCTGGTCAACTACGTCAACCGCATCGGCCAGCGGCTCGTCCCCTACAGCGAGCGTCCCGACATTCCTTACAGCTTCCGCGTCGTTGAAGACCCTGCTATCAATGCCTTCGCCACCATGGGCGGCTTCATCTACGTCAACACCGGCCTGATTGCAGCTGCCCAGAACGAAGCCGAACTCGCCAGCGTCGTCGCTCACGAAATCGCCCACGTCGCCGACCGCCACGCTGTCAAGCAGATGCGCGAAGCCGCGATCGCCTCAGGGGTCGCAACCACAGCTGGCGTCAACACCAACCAACTTGTCGGTATCGGCGTCGAACTTGCACTTCGCCGTCCCCACAGCCGCCGCCACGAATACGAAGCCGACAAAATGGGACTCGTCAACCTCGCCCGCGCGGGCTACGCTCCTGAAGCCATGGTGAGCTTCATGCAAACCCTGCTCGCGACGCAGGGTAACGGCGGTCCCGCCTTCCTCAGTACCCACCCATTAACCCGGGATCGCGTCGCGCGCTTAGCAGCAGCAGTCGGTTCCACACCTTCCGGCGGCGACGGTCTAGATCGCAACGCACACCGCCGTCAGATTGCCTCGCTGCTGTAAATCGGTTACTCGAACTGCCAGCTGCAACCGACAGGTAAAATGCGGGAAAGTCGCGCGATCGCCTCTCGGGGCGCTGCTGTCATGACTGCTCCGCACGTTGCCCCCTACGGCACCTGGAAATCGCCCATCGACTCCAACGCGATTGTCACCGATGCGATCCGCCTCTCCGCGATCGCGCTCGACGGCAACGACATCTATTGGCTCGAAGGCCGTCCTACCGAGCGCGGTCGCAGCGTCCTCGTTCGCCGCACTCCCGATGGCGAAACCTCCGACGTCACGCCGCCGCCCTTCAACGTTCGCACTCGCGTTCACGAATATGGCGGCGGCGCTTTCTTAGTCGCGGACGGCACGATCTATTTTGCAAACTTCGACGACCAGCGCCTATACCGCCACGCACCCGGCACCGAACCTCAGGCGCTCGTTCCCGAGCATGCCTGCCGCTTCGCCGAACTCGTCCTGGATCGAACCCGCGACCGCCTGATCTGCGTGTGCGAAGACCACAACCCCTCCAACACCGAGCCGATTAACTCGCTTGTGGCGATCGATCTGGCAACCGGCGCGATCGCGCCATTAGCAACCGGCTGCGACTTCTATGCCTCGCCCTGCCTGAGTCCCGATGGCACTCGACTGGCCTGGATCGAGTGGAACCATCCTGCAATGCCCTGGGACGCCACGCGCCTCCAGGTCGCCAAGATCGAAGACAACGGTTCCTTGGGACCCGCCACGTGCGTTGCTGGTAGTGACGAGCGCGCCGCTGTCTGCCATCCCAAGTGGTCGCCGGACGGCTCGCTGTTTTTCGTCAGCGATCGCAGCAACTGGTGGAACCTCTATCGCTACACCGACGGCCGTACGGAATTACTCTACGAACTCGACGCCGAATTCGCCTATCCTCACTGGGTGTTTGGCTTGTCGCTCTACGACTTTATTTCGGCAGAGCAGCTGCTTTGCACCTACACCCAAAATGGCAAGTGGCACCTCGCGCGGCTGAACCTATTAACCCGCCACTTGTTGCGCGTAGACTTACCTTATACCGACCTTGGCTCCCTGCACGTCGCCAACGATCGTGCGGTCTTCATTGCTGGCGCACCCGATATGCCAACGGCAGCCGTGTTACTGAACCTAGGCACCGGCGAGCGCTCGACCCTCAAGCAAGCGACTTCACTGGTCATCGATCCCGGCTACCTGTCAGTGCCCGAGGCGATCGCGTTTCCCACCACCGACGGCGAGACCGCCCACGCCTGGTATTATCCGCCCTCCAACCGCGACTTCACCGCACCCGCAGGCGAGAGGCCGCCACTATTAGTCAACAGTCATGGCGGTCCAACAGCAGCTACTGCGCCCACCTTCAGCCTAAAGCTGCAATATTGGACCAGTCGCGGCTTCGCTGTCTTGGATGTTAACTATCGCGGCAGCACCGGTTACGGTCGCGCTTATCGCGAGCGCCTTCAGGGACGCTGGGGTATTGTCGATCTCGATGACTGCGCCGCCGGCGCAGACTCTTTAGTCGAGCGCGGACTCGCCGATCCCAACCGTCTAGCGATCGCGGGCGGCAGCGCGGGCGGATACACGACTCTGGCGGTCCTGACCTTTCGCGACACTTTCAAAGCCGGGTGCAGTCGCTACGGCGTCAGCGACCTGGCCATACTCGCCACGGAAACTCACAAGTTCGAGTCGCGCTACCTCGACGGGTTGGTCGGCCGCTATCCCGAGGATAAAGACATTTACACCGCCCGATCGCCCCTTTTTCACGCCGATCGCCTCTCGTGCCCGGTCATCTTCTTTCAAGGGTTGGAAGACAAGGTCGTACCGCCCAACCAAGCGGAGTTGATGGTCGCAGCCCTCAGAGACCGCGGTATTCCCGTCGCCTACATTGCCTTTGCAGGCGAGCAGCACGGCTTCCGTCGTGCCGAGACCATCAAGCGCGCGATCGACGGCGAGTTCTATTTCTACAGTCGCATCTTCGGCTTCGAGCCCGCTGACGAGATCGAGCCCGTGGAAATCCTCAATCTAGGCTGATAATTCAGATCGAAGCAATCGTACCAAACACTCACGCGATCGCCGTCGAACCGCCCGCGATTGAACGTCCGACCCCTCGCGATCGGGGGTCGCCGCTCGCTAGGATAAGTCCGCGATTGCGCCCGATTCAGCCGGAAACCTCGCCCGATTGTTGCGCGATTGCCTGCGATTGTTACCGCTCTAAGTCGCGAGTTACGCACGCCTTGAAGTTAGCTTTACTCCGACTACTCAAAATAGCCATAGTCATAATAGTCACAACGACACTTTAACAGCCACAACCGTCGCATCCTCAACCACCACCATGCCTTCAGCCGATTCCGCTCGCTCTGCATTAAACTACCTGCCCGCGATCGCTGCCGATGCCGCGCCCAACCAACACCTACTGCCACTCACCGCGCGTGCAACCGAACGCGATCGCCTTGCAATCGGCGGCTGTGACGTCGTCGAGTTGGTTGCCCGCTTCGGCTCGCCGCTACTGGTCCTCGACGAGCACACCCTGCGCACCGCTTGCCGTCAGTATCGCGATGGCTTGGCAACCTATCCGGGTGAGTCGCTGGTCATTTACGCCTCCAAAGCATGGAGCAACGCGGCGATCGCGGCGATCGCTGCCAGCGAAGGGTTGGGAATTGACGTGGCCTCCGGCGGCGAGCTGTACTCCGCCCATCAAGCGGGTATTACCCCGGACGCGATCTATTTCCACGGCAACAACAAATCCGCGGTGGAGCTCAAGGAAGCGATCGCCTGCGGCTGTACGGTCGTGGCAGATAATTGGTTGGAGCTGGAAACCCTTGCCAAACTTGCCGACCCGCAACAGCCCACCCGCGTCATGTTGCGCCTGACGCCGGGTATCGAGTGTCACACCCATGAATACATCCGCACCGGTCACCTCGACAGCAAGTTCGGCTTCGACCCCAACCAAATCCCCGATGTATTCGCCTTCGTTGCCCGGCAACCCGCGCTCGACTGCGTCGGCATCCACGCCCACATCGGCTCGCAAATTTTCGAGCGCCAGCCGCACCAAGATCTGGCAGGCGTCCTAGCCGATTGGCTGCAGGTCGGACTCGATGCAGGTCTGCCCTTGCGCGAGCTGAACGTCGGCGGCGGACTGGGTATCTGCTACACCGAAGCCGACGACCCGCCCAGTATTCGCGAGTGGACCGAAGCTGTCGCCGGCGCCGTTGCGATTGCCTGTGAGACGCGATCGCTTCCGCTCCCCAAGCTGATCTGCGAGCCGGGGCGATCCCTCGTCGGGTCCGCCGGCGTCACGGCTTACACCGTTGGCGGTCGCAAAGAAGTGCCCGGAATCCACACCTACGTGGCCGTGGACGGGGGCATGTCGGACAATGCGCGTCCGATCACTTACCAGGCTGTTTATCGCGCGCTCGTTGCCAACCGCCTTTCCGCTCCCGCAACCGCAACTGCAACGGTTGCTGGCAAGCACTGCGAGTCCGGCGACATACTGATTAAAGACGCCTACCTACCCGCACTCCAACCCGGCGACGTGCTCGTGTTAGCCGCCACTGGCGCATACTGCTACAGCATGGCTTCGAATTACAATCGCCTGCCGCGCCCCGCGGCCGTTCTTGTTAGTGACGGCTGCGCCGACATCATCGTTGCGCGCGAGACTTACGACGACATCGTCCGCCAGGACCGCTTGCCCGATCGCTTGGTTTTCGGGACGCGATCGCCCCCCGGAACCCACTAGAACCGGGTAAGAATCCACTAGAACCGGGTAAGATCGAACTGTGGCAAGGTCTCGGCAAGTTTTCGGCGAGACCGCTGCGCGCCACCCGCTGCATCCGAGTCACCCCAGCTACTTCGCCCATGCCTCCGTCGGGGTCCGCCGACACCACCAGTTTTGCGGTCTGGTTCTTCTTCGCGCTCGACATCGGGCTCGTAACCATCCTTGCCTTCTTGTTGCTCCTCGCGATCGGGGAGCGCTCGACGCTTTGGATCGTACGCGGGCTCTTACTCATGCTGGTGCTGTTGTTGCTGGGATTCATCGGCAGTAACTTTCTCGGGCTGACGATCCTTCCCTTCGTATTGGAGAAAGCAATCGTCGGGTTGACCGTCGCAGCCGCCTTGATTTTCCAGGCCGAGCTGCGGCAATTTCTCGAGTTTCTCGGACGCGGCGAGCTTTGGCAATGGATGCAGGCGTCGCGGCGCACCCCAACAGGTGCCAGCGATGTGATCGGCGAAATCGTCGATGCGGTAAAAGATCTGTCCCAAAATCGCATTGGGGCGCTGATCGTTGTCGAAACTGGCGGAGCGTTCGAACCACATGCCTTCAGCGATCCGGGTGTTCCGCTCAATGCCGAAATCTCGACCGAACTGCTCCAAACAATTTTCCAAACCACAACCTTACTGCACGATGGAGCGGTGCTCATTCGCGGCTCGCGTATTGCTGCAGCGGGGGTAATCTTGCCCATTACCGAGAAAGTTCTCTCGCGGCAGTTAGGCACCCGTCACCGCGCTGCGATTGGAATTACCGAACGCTCCGCCAATTGTCTCTGTATTGTGGTATCAGAGGAGACGGGATCGATTTCCCTAGCCGAGCGCGGCAATCTAAACCGCCCGCTGACTCGGGGTAAGCTAGAGGAATTGCTCGCCCTGAGGTTTACACCTGCGGTCGAGCTTGAGTCCGTGGCTCCCGGCTTGGGTCGCTTGAGTCGTCAGGGGCAAGCACTGCTCGAGCGCTTGCTCCGGCTCCTACCGCCGACCTCTCACGAAAAGAAATGACCGCCGAGTCGAGGACACTGCAACAGCTCCCGTCAGATTTGGACCCCAGTCGCCTGCCACAGCACGTGGCGACGATTATGGACGGGAACGGACGTTGGGCACTGCAACGCGGTCTGCCGCGTGCGCTCGGACATCGCAAGGGCGTTGTGGCGCTGAAGGACCTGCTGCGCTGCTGTCGCGATTGGGGTATTCCGGCGCTGACTGCATATGCTTTTTCCACTGAAAACTGGGGACGTCCCCTCGCTGAAGTGGAGTTTTTGATGGCGCTGTTCGAACAGGTGCTGCGTCGCGAGCGCGCGGAAATGATGCGCGAGAACGTCTGCATACGCTTCGTCGGCAACTTAGCTGCCCTTCCCGCATCGCTCCAATCGGAAATTGCTGAGGCGATGGATGCAACGCAGGATAATAGCGGCACTCGTTTTACCGTTGCAACCAACTACGGCGGCAGACAAGAAATCGTTCAGGCATGTCGGGCGATCGCGCGGGCTGTCGAGCAAGGGCACGTTGCGCCAGATGATATAGACGAGAATTTATTCGAGCGCTATTTGTACACCACCGGTACGAGCCATCCGGATCTACTGATCCGCACGAGCGGAGAACTGCGAATCAGCAATTTCATGCTTTGGCAGCTA
This genomic window from Rubidibacter lacunae KORDI 51-2 contains:
- a CDS encoding S9 family peptidase — its product is MTAPHVAPYGTWKSPIDSNAIVTDAIRLSAIALDGNDIYWLEGRPTERGRSVLVRRTPDGETSDVTPPPFNVRTRVHEYGGGAFLVADGTIYFANFDDQRLYRHAPGTEPQALVPEHACRFAELVLDRTRDRLICVCEDHNPSNTEPINSLVAIDLATGAIAPLATGCDFYASPCLSPDGTRLAWIEWNHPAMPWDATRLQVAKIEDNGSLGPATCVAGSDERAAVCHPKWSPDGSLFFVSDRSNWWNLYRYTDGRTELLYELDAEFAYPHWVFGLSLYDFISAEQLLCTYTQNGKWHLARLNLLTRHLLRVDLPYTDLGSLHVANDRAVFIAGAPDMPTAAVLLNLGTGERSTLKQATSLVIDPGYLSVPEAIAFPTTDGETAHAWYYPPSNRDFTAPAGERPPLLVNSHGGPTAATAPTFSLKLQYWTSRGFAVLDVNYRGSTGYGRAYRERLQGRWGIVDLDDCAAGADSLVERGLADPNRLAIAGGSAGGYTTLAVLTFRDTFKAGCSRYGVSDLAILATETHKFESRYLDGLVGRYPEDKDIYTARSPLFHADRLSCPVIFFQGLEDKVVPPNQAELMVAALRDRGIPVAYIAFAGEQHGFRRAETIKRAIDGEFYFYSRIFGFEPADEIEPVEILNLG
- the cdaA gene encoding diadenylate cyclase CdaA, yielding MPPSGSADTTSFAVWFFFALDIGLVTILAFLLLLAIGERSTLWIVRGLLLMLVLLLLGFIGSNFLGLTILPFVLEKAIVGLTVAAALIFQAELRQFLEFLGRGELWQWMQASRRTPTGASDVIGEIVDAVKDLSQNRIGALIVVETGGAFEPHAFSDPGVPLNAEISTELLQTIFQTTTLLHDGAVLIRGSRIAAAGVILPITEKVLSRQLGTRHRAAIGITERSANCLCIVVSEETGSISLAERGNLNRPLTRGKLEELLALRFTPAVELESVAPGLGRLSRQGQALLERLLRLLPPTSHEKK
- the lysA gene encoding diaminopimelate decarboxylase, with product MPSADSARSALNYLPAIAADAAPNQHLLPLTARATERDRLAIGGCDVVELVARFGSPLLVLDEHTLRTACRQYRDGLATYPGESLVIYASKAWSNAAIAAIAASEGLGIDVASGGELYSAHQAGITPDAIYFHGNNKSAVELKEAIACGCTVVADNWLELETLAKLADPQQPTRVMLRLTPGIECHTHEYIRTGHLDSKFGFDPNQIPDVFAFVARQPALDCVGIHAHIGSQIFERQPHQDLAGVLADWLQVGLDAGLPLRELNVGGGLGICYTEADDPPSIREWTEAVAGAVAIACETRSLPLPKLICEPGRSLVGSAGVTAYTVGGRKEVPGIHTYVAVDGGMSDNARPITYQAVYRALVANRLSAPATATATVAGKHCESGDILIKDAYLPALQPGDVLVLAATGAYCYSMASNYNRLPRPAAVLVSDGCADIIVARETYDDIVRQDRLPDRLVFGTRSPPGTH
- the uppS gene encoding polyprenyl diphosphate synthase, producing the protein MTAESRTLQQLPSDLDPSRLPQHVATIMDGNGRWALQRGLPRALGHRKGVVALKDLLRCCRDWGIPALTAYAFSTENWGRPLAEVEFLMALFEQVLRRERAEMMRENVCIRFVGNLAALPASLQSEIAEAMDATQDNSGTRFTVATNYGGRQEIVQACRAIARAVEQGHVAPDDIDENLFERYLYTTGTSHPDLLIRTSGELRISNFMLWQLAYAEIYVTETFWPDFNRAAFHSALRAYQRRDRRFGKLQPSQSPPT
- a CDS encoding M48 family metallopeptidase → MIGTQTARKQTQHRWTGPLLAASIALGSLAAVPQPSQAGIFDNVIRGLVNGGVQAIQMSSLSDEQEIALGRQIDQQVRSQVRLSRDRRLVNYVNRIGQRLVPYSERPDIPYSFRVVEDPAINAFATMGGFIYVNTGLIAAAQNEAELASVVAHEIAHVADRHAVKQMREAAIASGVATTAGVNTNQLVGIGVELALRRPHSRRHEYEADKMGLVNLARAGYAPEAMVSFMQTLLATQGNGGPAFLSTHPLTRDRVARLAAAVGSTPSGGDGLDRNAHRRQIASLL